Part of the Helicobacter sp. MIT 21-1697 genome is shown below.
AAACGTTTAATTACTTATCTTAACGAAACAGATTCTAAGGTAAGTATCGCACAAGTAGCAGCGCCAGAATCAAGATTTAAAAGCTTACTTGATGTATTTGAGAAAACCTATGCTCACGAGCAAAAAATCACTCAATCTATCAATAAGCTTGTAGATTTCACGCTTCAAAACAAGGATTATCCAACATTCAATTTCTTGCAATGGTATGTGAGTGAGCAGCACGAAGAGGAAGCGCTCTTTCGTGGTATCGTAGATAAAATTAAACTCATTGGCTCAAAAGACGATGGTCCCTATCTCGCTGATAGATTCATTAAAGAACTTACTTCAAAATAACCTCAAAATAAGCTCCCTTATGCTAG
Proteins encoded:
- a CDS encoding ferritin, encoding MISANIVKMLNEQIAKEMYAANLYLSMSSWCYENSFDGAGLFLFQHADEESGHAKRLITYLNETDSKVSIAQVAAPESRFKSLLDVFEKTYAHEQKITQSINKLVDFTLQNKDYPTFNFLQWYVSEQHEEEALFRGIVDKIKLIGSKDDGPYLADRFIKELTSK